CAATGGCGGCCAGGCACTGGTCGGCTACGGCTGCGAGGTGGACGAGCTGGAGCGGCAGCTGGGTCGCGACGATGCACGCCACCTGTTCGACTGGTCGCGCGACGCGGTGCAGGCGATGCGCACCCGCATCGATCGCCACCGCATCGACTGCCATTGGGTTGAAGGCCACGCCAGCGTCGCCATCCGTGAACGCCACGAGCGCGACCTGCAGGCCAACTGCGAGCACCTGCAACGGCATTACGACTACCCCATGCAGTGGTGGAGCCGTGACGCCCTGCGCGCGCAGCTGGACAGCCCGCGCTATCGAGCCGCGATGTTCGACCCGCTCAGCGCGCACCTGCACCCGCTGGCGTACGCGCGCGGCCTGGCCGCTGCAGCGCGTGCGGCGGGGGTGGTCATCCACGAGGATTCGCCCGTGGTGCGCATCCAGCGCGGAGCGCAGCCGACCCTGCACACTGCACAGGGCCGCGTGCGCGCCGCACACCTGGTGGTGGCCGGCAACGCCTGGCTGCAGGGCCTGCTGCCCGAGCTGGAGCGGCGGATCATGCCGGTGGGCACCTACATCGGTGCCAGTGAGCCACTGGGTGCCGAACGTGCACGCGCCCTGATCGGCAACAACATGGCCGTGGCCGACACCGCCTGGGCACTGGATTACTTCCGCCTCAGCCACGACCACCGCCTGCTCTTCGGCGGCCGCGCCAGCTACTCGGCACTGCCCCCGCCCGGCCTGCGCGGGGTGATGCAGCGACGCATGCACGATGTCTTCCCGCAGCTGGCCGACGTGGTACTGGACCGGGTCTGGGGTGGCTACGTGGACATCACCCGCAACCGCGCACCCCACTGGGGCCGGCTGGACGGCAATCTGTATTTCGCGCAGGGGTTTTCGGGGCATGGCGTCGCCGCCGCCGGGTTGGCCGGCGAGGTGATCGCCGCCGCCATCGCCGGCCAGAGCGAGCGCCTGGACGTATTCCAGCGCCTGCGCCATGCGCCCTTCCCCGGCGGCCGGCTGCTGCGCACGCCGCTGCTGGTGGCGGCGATGTCGTGGTACAAGCTGCGGGATGCGTTGTGGTAGCGGGACCCTTCCCAGCCACATAATCGGCGCAGGCGCTGGGGAGCACGTGGATGCAGTGGTGGAAGGACGGCCTGCAGGTGAAGATACGCGTCAGCCCCGAGGGGCTGGTGCTGGCGCTGCTCTATGCCTTGGCCTGCTGGGGCGCGCGCAAGCTGTCTTTGGACCAGTTCTTCCTGCCTGCCGGCGTGCGGGTGGCCGCGCTGTTGCTGTGCCCACCCCGTCTTTGGCCCTACCTGCTGATGGGTGAATACGCCTACTTCGCGCATCTGCGCATCCCGCTGATCAGCAAATACAACCTGACCTGGGTGATCCTGGCCTCGGTATTCCTGATGCCTGCCGTGATGCTGATCGTGCGCCTGCACCGGAGACTGCTGGCACGTACCACGATCGTCGGCGTGATCTCCATCGCGGCATGCGCCGCGACGGTCATCAGCCTGCTCAACCTGGGAATCTCGTACCTGCTCTGGGCCCCGTTGCATGAAGAGACATTTCTCACCAATGTGTTGCGCTATGCGCTGGGCGACTTCACCGGCATCCTGATCCTCGCGCCTCTGGCATTGCTGTGGATACGCCGCGCCGAGGAAAAATGGACAACCCGGTCTGTTGCGGCCACGGTCGCAGCACTCGCCGCCATGCTGGTCATCGGCCTGCAGGCGACGCCGGTACCTGCCTCGATCACGGCCCCCGGTTCGCTGCAGTTGTTGTTGATCCTGCCTATTCCCGCAATCGCCCTGACCTGCCTGCTGGGATGGCGCGGTGCGGCCATCGGTGTCGCCGCCGTGAACATGATCCTTGGCCTGAGCACTCCCTCCGACCATCCGACGGCATTCGATCAGGCGACCTTCGCGACCCAGCAGGCCATGGCCATCGCCAGCATCGCCCTGCTCCTGCTGGGCGCTCGCATCACCCACTTCCAGAACCAGCACCGGTTGCGCGAGGAAGATGGCAGAGCGGCCCTGCAGCTTGCGCGGAATTCACATCTGGCCAGCGAGATGGACCTGCGCGAACGGGCGGCGCACCTGCGCCAGCTGGGCGATGGCATGGACCTGTCTCTGAACGAGATGGTGAACTGGCTCCATGCTCAGGGTCATCACGCGGTGGCTGACAGCCTGCGGCATACCTCGGAGGTGCATTCACGCCTGTTCCGGGCCCAGGCCAGCATGATCTATCCCGCCGCTCTGGAGCGACTGGGCTTGTATGTGGCGTTGCAAGCCGGTGGGGTGCGTGAGGCTTGGAATGCCACGCATCGAATCGGACAACCCAGGTTGACGGGGGACCCCTGCGCGCTCGGGGTCGGCCTGCAGCTTGCTGCCTACAGGCTCGTGGTTGACGCGGTATCGCTTCTATTGAAATGCGAGCCTGGGCAGATCTCGGTCAGTAT
This genomic window from Stenotrophomonas maltophilia contains:
- a CDS encoding NAD(P)/FAD-dependent oxidoreductase, whose amino-acid sequence is MSAAFPPSWYAASLPEPPALPPLQGDVHADVAVLGAGYTGLTAALELAARGQRVVLLEAQRIGWGASGRNGGQALVGYGCEVDELERQLGRDDARHLFDWSRDAVQAMRTRIDRHRIDCHWVEGHASVAIRERHERDLQANCEHLQRHYDYPMQWWSRDALRAQLDSPRYRAAMFDPLSAHLHPLAYARGLAAAARAAGVVIHEDSPVVRIQRGAQPTLHTAQGRVRAAHLVVAGNAWLQGLLPELERRIMPVGTYIGASEPLGAERARALIGNNMAVADTAWALDYFRLSHDHRLLFGGRASYSALPPPGLRGVMQRRMHDVFPQLADVVLDRVWGGYVDITRNRAPHWGRLDGNLYFAQGFSGHGVAAAGLAGEVIAAAIAGQSERLDVFQRLRHAPFPGGRLLRTPLLVAAMSWYKLRDALW
- a CDS encoding MASE1 domain-containing protein codes for the protein MQWWKDGLQVKIRVSPEGLVLALLYALACWGARKLSLDQFFLPAGVRVAALLLCPPRLWPYLLMGEYAYFAHLRIPLISKYNLTWVILASVFLMPAVMLIVRLHRRLLARTTIVGVISIAACAATVISLLNLGISYLLWAPLHEETFLTNVLRYALGDFTGILILAPLALLWIRRAEEKWTTRSVAATVAALAAMLVIGLQATPVPASITAPGSLQLLLILPIPAIALTCLLGWRGAAIGVAAVNMILGLSTPSDHPTAFDQATFATQQAMAIASIALLLLGARITHFQNQHRLREEDGRAALQLARNSHLASEMDLRERAAHLRQLGDGMDLSLNEMVNWLHAQGHHAVADSLRHTSEVHSRLFRAQASMIYPAALERLGLYVALQAGGVREAWNATHRIGQPRLTGDPCALGVGLQLAAYRLVVDAVSLLLKCEPGQISVSIRCGRSIRKRGAFICVALLDRRESLGSRAKELANEQLLGRVLAHAGHMDLSGNRLRMVLTEAREAPRQAGAAEAVWESTRSIDRGPPRTAI